The Pseudodesulfovibrio cashew genomic sequence AGATGGGTGGAAGCCCAGGTCCGCCATCCGCCCCAGGCCGCAACGCCGTCGATCGTGCCGTTCTTGGACTGCTCCAGAGCCCTGGCCCACGGCATGGGCCTGAACTCCACCTCTATGCCGGACAGGCTGAAGGCCTCTCGTATGATCCGGCAGACAATGCCACCATCCTCCAGATCAGGAGAGACGTAGGGCCGCCATTCACCCGTGGCCAGAACGACCTTTGCGGGTGGATGAAGCTCTTCCGCGTTCGCTGTTCCGGCAGAAAGAAGCAGGAGCAAAACGAGGAGAACTAGCGGGATTATGACGCGGCACGATTTCACGGACATTCTCCAAGATCGACTTTGTATATTGTCGACCCACAAAAAGAATAAAACCGTCGATAGTTGGCAGGCAAGTATTTTTTTAGCTCAGTGAAATGCGGCGTTGAATCGCATGCAGAGCAGCGGGAACCGAAAGGAGAAGATACAAAAAATCCGGCCCGCTGAGCGGACCGGATCATGAGTTTTCCGTTAAAGCGAAGCCCGCTATGCCACGGCCTCGGCTTCGTCCCCGCCTGTGCAGACCAATCGGTCGATCTCCCGAACCTTTTTCAGAGCGCACCGGGCGATACGCTTGAATTCCGGGAAGTCCTTGGCCTCGTAGCGGTGCTTGGCGCGGGTCAGCCCGGCCAGATCGAGGGTCTCGTTGAAGAGATAAGGCATATACAGCGGGTCCTGCTTGAAAAAGATGTCCACGCGACCGAGGGTTTCATGGATTTCCTTCTGGTTTTTTGACAGATCCTTGAACAGCTTGCCCAGGCGCTTCTCTGCGTTGCGCAGAGACGTGCTCCACATGGGGCCGCGCGGTTCGAAGCGCATGCGCTTGCCCTTGCCACGACAGGCCATGAGGTCGGTCATGAACCGGTCCACGCTGCCGGGGGCGGAAGCGAGCACGCCCTGCTTGAAGGCGGTTTCGATGTCCAGGGGCTTGGTCCCCTTGATCACCGCGCCGCCGCCGTAAATGTTGTAGACCGGGAAAGGAGACTTGCGCAGGTCCTCTTCCAGTTCGCGTTTGGCGGTCATGTACTGGATGGTGGTCAGAATTTCCTCTCCGTCCGCGTTGGTGGTGGTCTGGTGGAAGGAGCGCTTGTGCATCTTCGTGGCGCAGCTGTGGTGGCCGCCCGCATGGGACTGGTTGTTGATCCAGGCGTAATCCTGGCCGACCATCACCAGGTGGTTGACCCCGAACCGTCGCAGCAGGCGGGACAGGGTGACCGAGACGTTGCCGCCCGCGTCGATGACCAGGTCGTGCTCCTTCATGACGAAGGTGCCCAGGCCGCCCACGGTCCAGATGGGCAGGGTCGGCCCGGCATACCGCTTGACCGCCTCGGGGACGATCTTGGTTGAATAGAGCAAGGGAACGTCCTGCACGAAATCCGGGTCAAGGCGCTGGAAAATATCGAGCATGGACTTGTCGTAGTCGATGGCCACGCAGAAATGAGGCTTGAGCCCGATTTTCTGCAGGGCGGGCACGGTCTGCAGGCCGCAGGCGTAAAGCACGTGGCTGCGCCTTTTCAGCAGTTCCGGCCCGTGCCGCTCCAGGCTGGGGCCTGCGCCCAGGAGCACTGCGCCGACTCCGCCGGCCTTGCCCTCCAACGACTTGATGGAGCCGTCTGCCAGAGCGCGCTGAAAATTGTGCACCTCGTTGCCGACCATGATGTCCTGGCGGAAACGCAGGGTGGAGAGCTCAAGGGAGAAGTTCTCCAGCTTGTCGCGCAGGACCCTGTGCCACCAGGCGTATTCCTTGCCGAGCTGACGGCTGGGGATATCCGCCTTGAGGTGAATCTGGCCATAGACGAACTGGAGGTCCAGATTGCGGATGACCTCGGACACGTAGTCGCGGTCCGGCACCAGGAAGTGCAGCTTCTTGGCCTTGAAAAAGGGGCGGTAGTCGGTCTGCCCCAGGCAGGCCAGGAGCATCTCTGCGCGCGGCTCCATGACCATGACCTTGTGGGAATCCGGCGTGTTGGACAGGACGTGATTGATGCCGTAGCCGAGGTTCGCGCCCACGATGAAGGTGGCCGAGGTCTCGGGCTTGGGGCTGTCGGTCCACCCCGCATAGAGGCCGTGGGGAGGCAGGGACTCGAACATGCCCTTGCCGCTCTCCATCTTCCAGTCGTGCAGCCCGAACTGGTTGATGTAGATGTTGTTCAGCAGTTCCTCCTGCTTGAAATCCTGTCTGGAGAGCCACTGATACACCGGATGGCCGATGCGTTGGAGATACTCGATGTTGTCCTGCAAAAACGGATACGCGGTCATGCCTGGTCCTTTTGCTTGCTGAAGTTTGCCTGGGGATACGGGAACCGAATTGCATCTTGCGTGCCAGTTGCGCGAAGCGTTTTTTTACCCTACTGTGCTCTGGTTACATCGAAATACTTTGCCCATGATTTCAGGGGAATGTCATGAATGAAGACCTGTTGGCGCTCATCGGCGGCACGCCGCTGGTGAAGATCCGTCATTTGAATCCGCATCCGAACGTCAAGATTTTGGCGAAGATCGAGTCCCAGAATCCCGGCGGGTCCATCAAGGACCGTGTGGCCGCCGCCATGATCGCGGCAGCCGAGGCCTCGGGCGAACTGACCCGCGACAAGACCATCATCGAGGCCACCTCGGGCAACACCGGGGTGGGGTTGGCCATGGTCGCGGCCATCAAGGGATACCGCATCAAGCTGCTCATGCCGGAGACGGCCAGCGAGGAGCGTAAGATGATCATGGCCGCCTACGGCGCGGAGCTGGAGCTGACACCCGGACACCTGGCCACGGACGGGGCCATTGAACAGGCTTACCGTTACGCCCGCGAGGAACCGGACAAGTACGTGCTCATGGACCAGTACAACAACCCGGCCTCCATAGACGCGCACTACAACGGCACGGGCCGAGAGATCTGGGAGCAGACCGGAGGCGAGGTCACCCACTGCGTCATGGCACTGGGCACCACAGGCACGGCCATGGGTATCGCAAAGCGGCTGCACGAGGAAGGCGACGCCTATGTGGCCGCGGTGGAGCCGTACGCAGGGCACAAAATCCAGGGCCTCAAGAATATGCTCGAATCCTATCCGCCCGGCATCTATGACAAGTCTGCCCTGGACGAGGTGCTGCACGTGGACGACGAGACCGCCTTCGACACCTGCCGCAGGCTGGCCCGCGAGGAAGGGCTCTTTGTGGGCATGAGCTCGGGCGCGGCCATGGCCGGCGCGCTGCAACTGGCCGAACGCCTGGACTCGGGCCTGATCGTCGTCATCTTCCCCGACTCGGGCGAACGCTATCTTTCCACCCACCTTTTCCGCCGCCAGGCCGGTTCCGGCATCACGGTGCACGACATGGCAACTGGCACGGACAAGCACCTGAACACCGGCGGCGGGCTGGGCGTGTACGCCATGGGCCCGAGCCTGGACAATCCGGACGGCCTGGACGCATGGCGGCGGGTCATCCTCCTCGACGTCTTCACCCGCCACCTCGCCTCTCGCGGAGTGGACATCTCCGCCGCCGTGGGCCTGACCGACATGGACGACCGCACCCTTGCAGCGGCCCGCGCCGAGAACGGAGCCCGGGACACCTTCGCCGCCAGCCGCAGGGAGGCCATCCTGGCCCGCGCCGCGCAGATGGGCGTCTCCGACACAATCGACTTTCCCCTGTCGTCGGCCTCCAACGACGCATCCCTGGACCTGTGCCGCAAGCTGCTCGGCAAGGGGCTGGCCTACGAGAAGCTCCGCTCCGTCTACTTCGACGTATTCCGAGACAAGCGCTACGGCGAGATCGGAACAGTAGATATGGACAAGGTCTCCGGCGGCCGCACCGTGGACCTGGACGCCTACGTCAAGGACAATCCGCTCGATTTCACGCTGCTCAAACGCGCCTCGTTACTCGACTTGAAGCGGGGCGAGGTGCTCGAAACCCAGTGGGGCAACGTCCGCCCGAGCTGGTTCCTGCAGCACGCCGCCGCCGCGCTCTCGGCCCAGCCGCGCACGGACGTGATGATCGGCAGCGAGAAGCACCGCTTCCCGCATCTGGAGAACCTGCGCGCCATCTGGTCCGTGACCGGACGCGAGCTGCAGGCCTGGATGGTCTGCCAGCAGGCCACCGACACGGGTGGCGGCGACCTCGATTCCGTGGCCGAAGCCTTGGGCGGATTCCGCGCGGCCCGGCTCTGGCTCCTGTCCGCAGCCAGCCGCAAGCCGCTGTGCGCCAGCCCGGAGAACCTCTCCATGTGGGCGCGCAACTGGCGCAAGATACAGGAGTGCGCCGCCGCGCTGACCCTCTCCCTGGACGCCAGGGGCGACGCGGTTCCAGCCGGTGTTGAACAGGCCGTCTTCGACCTCAAGGCCGGGCTCAAGACCGCCCTGGAGGAAGACCTCTCCCTGCACCATTTCTGGCCCGTGCTCTTCCGCTTCGTGAAGCGCGTCAACGGCTGGCTCGCCGCCGGTGAGTTGAGCGGCGCGTCCGCCCGGACATGCCTGGAGGAGCTCAAGGCCGTGGACGCCGTCCTCGGCATCTTCGACCCCGAACAGATGCCCATCCCTCTCTCCGACCTCCCGGCCGGGGTTCAGGGCATGCTGGCCGACCGCCAGAAGGCGCGGGAGTCCAGGGACTTCGCCGCCTCGGATGCGCTCAGGGATGAGATCGCCGCCGCCGGATACCGGTTGGAGGATACGGCGGGAGCGCCCAGAGTGTTTAAGGTGGTTTAGCCTGACGGCGTCTTTAAGAGAAAAGGAAAGCCGCCCTTTTGGGGCGGCTTTTTTCATGGACTGTGCGTCTGCGGTGCGGGCGAAGAGTCAGCGTTGGGGCCTGCGGCCCCTCGCTTCCAAAGATCGCGCTTGCAGCGCGCGGAGAGCCGGGTTTGGGGGCTTTGCCCCCAAAAGCCCTCCATGCCCTGCCGGGCGGGCCTACTTTCTTTGGCAGCGCCCAAAGAAAGTAGCAAAGAAAGGTCGCTGTGAATGGTATCCCCGCCCCGGTGCTCACTGGCGAGAATCTCATCCATCCCGGTCGGCTCCGGACTACGTGGAGTGAAACGCCCTGCCAGCCTTATCGATCGGAGGCCGTCCGACTCCGGGCGGGTTACGGCACAGGAGCCGCCGCCCGGGTTGGTGAGCTTCTAAGCCCGTGAGCAAGGGGCTGACGGTGGTCCTTCGAATGATTATTCGAAGAGCCAAATGACTTCTTTTTATTCGATCGGCTAGTGCCAGCTCGGCTTGATGGGCAAAAGGCAATTGCCGCTTTCGGAAAGTTACCAATTACCCCGGCAGCGACCGGTCATCGAGTTCGAGGCTTAGAGCCGCTTGCACACGGCTGAAGTGGAGCCCGAAGCGCGCCTGCCCGCAGGCTTTCGCTTTTCGGGCAGCGGAAGCCGTGTTAGCGGCTCTTAGGCCCGAGATCGCGCTGCAGCAACAACAGAGCGACTTTTGCTTACTTTTGGGCGCTCCGGTCCAAAAGTAAGTCGCCCCGAAAGGGGCGAAACCCTTACAACATCAATCGCCGCCGACAGGCGGCTTCCCTATCTCTTTTCAACCGTAAAAAGGCTCTACCCCCTACCCTTCTAGGCTTCCTTTAACGCCTCCAACCCTTCAGCCGTCATGGTCGGCAAAAACTCCATGATCTCATACTCGGCGATGCCTTCCTTGAAAAACGGGTCCTGGCTGACCAACCGCTCCACGGCTTCGCGCCGGGCCGCGCGGGCCATAATCACGCCGCCGGTGCGGGGATTCTGCGGGCCGGAGAGAAGCAGATTCCCAGCCGCATAGTGCTTGGCCAAAAACTCGCGATGCGCCTCAAGGGCGCGTTCAACGTCTTCGATGGGCTTGAGGTAGTTGACGAGAATAATGAACATGAGGATTCCTCCCTGTCTTTCAGAATGATGCCGTGGATCGGCGGGACAGGCAGGATAGCGCCGAGGACGAAGGCCGTCCACGGGAAAAGGGTAAAGCTCTGCGGACTGCCTAAGCGGCCAATTCGCGCAGTATCCCGAGGTTGCGGACGTCGTCCTGAAGGTCCTTGTCCTTGGGCGTCTCCAGGGTCTTGGGGATGTCCGCGAAACGCGCGTCGCGCATGAGGTTGCGGAAGCCGTCGAGTCCGATCTCGCCCTGGCCGATGTGCTCGTGGCGATCCTTGTGCGAGCCGAACGGATTCTTGGTGTCGTTGAGATGGAAGAACTTGAGGCGGTCCAGGCCGATGAGCCGGTCAAAGGCCGCGAAGGTCTCGGCGTAGGCCTCGGGGGTGCGGATGTCGTACCCGGCGGCAAAGGTGTGGCAGGTGTCGTAGCACACGCCCAGCCGGTCAGCATGACGGGAAACGGCGATGATGGCGGCCAGCTCCTCGAAGGTGGCGCCGAGATTGGTGCCCTGGCCCGCCGTGGTCTCCAGCAGGACCATACCCCGCTCGGTGCGGGAGGCCTCGATGGCCTTGTCCAGATTGGCGGCGTAGCGCTCTATGCCCGCGTCCACGCCTTGTCCCAGGTGCGAACCGGGATGGGTGACGAGATACGGCACTTTCAGGGCCTCGATGCGACGGAGCTCCTCGGCGAACGAAATGCCGGACCGCTCGGCCTGGTCCACCTTGGGCGAGGCCAGGTTGATCAGGTAGGAGTCGTGGGCCGCGATGGGATAGTCGCCCCACTGCTCCCATGCCACGGCGAACAGTTCCGCATCATACGGGGTCAGGGGCGGAATCTTCCACTGCCGCTGATTGCGCGTGAATATCTGGAGGGCGGTGCCGCCCACCTTGCGAATGTGCTCGAAGGCCATGTGCAGGCCCCCGGCAATGGACATGTGCGCTCCGAGATACATGGATGTCCCTGCCTGTCCCAGTCGGATTCGATGCGGAGTTTCAAAAGGATCGCCCGCCTTGACGGCTCGATCCCTTCGGTCTTCCCTACTCGATCCAGCCCTTGAGGGCCTCGACGATCTTCTGGGCCTGGGCCTGGCTGGAAATGTTGAACTTGGACTTGGGGCGGTAGGTGCCATCCACCTTCTGATAGCGGCGGATGGTAAACTTCTCCGGGCCGTATTCGCCCTTGGCGCGGTTGAGTTCCTGATAGCGGAAAATGATGGTGGTCCAGGCTCCCTTGGAGAGGATGACCTTGTCCAGCTCCTTGACGATGAGCTGGTTGTCTTCGGAATAATTGATCGTGATTTCGTCCACGTTGGTTGCCATTGTCTGCTCCTTGAATATATCTGGCATCCGCATTTTCATGCGGTGAGGCGTCCCCCTTTACATATGATAATGGGTGTTGGCAAGGGCGTGATAGGGCTCTCCCTCGGCCAAAACCCCGCAAACGGTGCCTTTCCGACGCGGACGCACCCCCGGCGGACCATCCGCCGGGGGCGCTATTCCAAGCAACAGGAGGCGAGAGTGTGACTGTATTCGCTATCCTAGTCGTTCAAGGCTTCGTAGACGTGGCCCACCAGATTTTCGCCGGGGGTCAGGGTCTTGCCGCCCGGGGTCCACTTGGCAGGGCAGACCTCGGCGGGGTGGTCCACCAGGTAGGTGTTGGCTTCCATCTTGCGGGTCAGCTCGTCGGCGTTGCGGCCCACATTGTAGAAGTTGATCTCGGAGGAGACCAGCACGCCTTCCGGGTTGATGACGAAGGTGCCGCGCAGGGCCAGGCCGGTGTCGTAGTCCCAGACGTCGAAGAAACGGGAGACCTCGCCGGTGGGGTCGGCGCCCATCTTGAATTTGACGTCGGCCAGGAGCCGCTCATCGGTTTTCCAGGCCATGTGCGTGAACTGGGTGTCCGTGGACACGGAGATCACCTCGGCCCCGAGCTTGACCAGCTCTTCGTGTTTGGTGGCCAAATCGGCCAGCTCGGTGGGGCAGACAAAAGTGAAGTCCGCCGGGTAGAAGAAGAGCACTACCCATTTTCCGGCCTTGCGCAGTTCGCCCAGGTCAACTTTGGCGAACCCGCCCTCGGTGGGATCGAAGGCGTCCAGGGTGAACTCGGGAACCGGCTGGCCTACTTTGGCGAATTCCGGGAACAATTCTTCATGGTTGGTATCGCAGGACATAATATTCTCCTTTATTGAAAGCTGGTTGATTTCGAATTAGGAATGATTGCTGTTTTCAAGAAGCTAACGATGAGCCGGTCTGCCGTCAAGCCTTTTCTCGAATTTCCGCAAAAAAAGGCCAAGCCAACCGCTCCACATGATGAAGAGACTACATGACGGTGCGGGAGAGCTCTCGGCGCCGGTGGGACAACAATCCAAACTGGCGTATTGCCACTATCGACCATGGTGCTTATAACCTTGGTTCCGCCAACGAAAATCAAACCAAGCGAGCATACATGAGTCACGGTTTTACCAAGATACAAGAGCAGGCCATCCCCGAACTGGCGTCCGTCGCCCACGTCTACCGTCACGACAAGACCGGCGCGCGCGTGCTGTCCATTGTCAACGACGACGAAAACAAGGTCTTCGGCATCTCCTTCCGCACCCCGCCCGAGGATTCCACCGGCGTGGCCCACATCCTGGAGCACTCGGTGCTGTGCGGCTCGGACAAGTATCCGGTCAAGGAACCCTTCGTGGAACTGCTTAAGGGCTCGCTCCAGACCTTTCTCAACGCCCTGACCTTCCCGGACAAGACCTGCTACCCCGTGGCCAGCGCCAACACCCAGGATTTCTACAACCTCATCGACGTCTACCTGGACGCGGTCTTTCACCCCCGGCTGACGCCCAACACCCTCAAACAGGAGGGCTGGCACTACGAGCTGGAGGCACCGGACAAGCCCATCACCTACAAGGGTGTGGTCTATAATGAAATGAAAGGGGCGTATTCCTCGCCCGACTCCCTGCTCTACGAGCACTCCCAGCAGTCCCTGTTCCCGGACACCACCTACGGCATCGATTCCGGTGGCGACCCACTGGTCATCCCCTCCCTGACCTTCAAGCAATTCATGGCGTTCCACGAAGACCACTACCACCCGTCCAACGCCTACGCGTATTTCTACGGGGACGACGATCCGGAAAAACGGCTGGAGATTCTGGACGCGGTCTTCTCCGAATATGAGAAGATCAACGTGGAAAAGACCCGGGTTCCGCTTCAGGGCCGCTTCGACGAGGCCAAACAGGTGCGCAAGCCCTACCCGGCCTCCGAGCGACTGGCCAAGGGCATGTTCACGGTCAACTGGCTGCTGGCCGAGACTGCGGACGCCAACCTGAACCTCGCCCTGCACATTCTGGAGCATATCCTCATCGGCCTGCCCTCCTCGCCCCTGAAGAAGGCGCTCATGGACTCCGGCCTGGGCGACGACCTGGCGGGCGTGGGCCTGGAGGCCGACATGCGCCAGATGTTCTTCTCCGTGGGCCTCAAGGGCATGCACCCGTCCAACGCCATCAAGGCGGAATCGGTCATCTTCCACGCCATCAAGGACCTGGTGGAGAACGGCATCGCGGCAGAGGATATCGAGGCCGCAGTGAACTCCGTGGAG encodes the following:
- a CDS encoding motility associated factor glycosyltransferase family protein; this encodes MTAYPFLQDNIEYLQRIGHPVYQWLSRQDFKQEELLNNIYINQFGLHDWKMESGKGMFESLPPHGLYAGWTDSPKPETSATFIVGANLGYGINHVLSNTPDSHKVMVMEPRAEMLLACLGQTDYRPFFKAKKLHFLVPDRDYVSEVIRNLDLQFVYGQIHLKADIPSRQLGKEYAWWHRVLRDKLENFSLELSTLRFRQDIMVGNEVHNFQRALADGSIKSLEGKAGGVGAVLLGAGPSLERHGPELLKRRSHVLYACGLQTVPALQKIGLKPHFCVAIDYDKSMLDIFQRLDPDFVQDVPLLYSTKIVPEAVKRYAGPTLPIWTVGGLGTFVMKEHDLVIDAGGNVSVTLSRLLRRFGVNHLVMVGQDYAWINNQSHAGGHHSCATKMHKRSFHQTTTNADGEEILTTIQYMTAKRELEEDLRKSPFPVYNIYGGGAVIKGTKPLDIETAFKQGVLASAPGSVDRFMTDLMACRGKGKRMRFEPRGPMWSTSLRNAEKRLGKLFKDLSKNQKEIHETLGRVDIFFKQDPLYMPYLFNETLDLAGLTRAKHRYEAKDFPEFKRIARCALKKVREIDRLVCTGGDEAEAVA
- a CDS encoding cysteine synthase — encoded protein: MNEDLLALIGGTPLVKIRHLNPHPNVKILAKIESQNPGGSIKDRVAAAMIAAAEASGELTRDKTIIEATSGNTGVGLAMVAAIKGYRIKLLMPETASEERKMIMAAYGAELELTPGHLATDGAIEQAYRYAREEPDKYVLMDQYNNPASIDAHYNGTGREIWEQTGGEVTHCVMALGTTGTAMGIAKRLHEEGDAYVAAVEPYAGHKIQGLKNMLESYPPGIYDKSALDEVLHVDDETAFDTCRRLAREEGLFVGMSSGAAMAGALQLAERLDSGLIVVIFPDSGERYLSTHLFRRQAGSGITVHDMATGTDKHLNTGGGLGVYAMGPSLDNPDGLDAWRRVILLDVFTRHLASRGVDISAAVGLTDMDDRTLAAARAENGARDTFAASRREAILARAAQMGVSDTIDFPLSSASNDASLDLCRKLLGKGLAYEKLRSVYFDVFRDKRYGEIGTVDMDKVSGGRTVDLDAYVKDNPLDFTLLKRASLLDLKRGEVLETQWGNVRPSWFLQHAAAALSAQPRTDVMIGSEKHRFPHLENLRAIWSVTGRELQAWMVCQQATDTGGGDLDSVAEALGGFRAARLWLLSAASRKPLCASPENLSMWARNWRKIQECAAALTLSLDARGDAVPAGVEQAVFDLKAGLKTALEEDLSLHHFWPVLFRFVKRVNGWLAAGELSGASARTCLEELKAVDAVLGIFDPEQMPIPLSDLPAGVQGMLADRQKARESRDFAASDALRDEIAAAGYRLEDTAGAPRVFKVV
- a CDS encoding YciI family protein; this encodes MFIILVNYLKPIEDVERALEAHREFLAKHYAAGNLLLSGPQNPRTGGVIMARAARREAVERLVSQDPFFKEGIAEYEIMEFLPTMTAEGLEALKEA
- a CDS encoding peroxiredoxin, with amino-acid sequence MSCDTNHEELFPEFAKVGQPVPEFTLDAFDPTEGGFAKVDLGELRKAGKWVVLFFYPADFTFVCPTELADLATKHEELVKLGAEVISVSTDTQFTHMAWKTDERLLADVKFKMGADPTGEVSRFFDVWDYDTGLALRGTFVINPEGVLVSSEINFYNVGRNADELTRKMEANTYLVDHPAEVCPAKWTPGGKTLTPGENLVGHVYEALND
- a CDS encoding deoxyribonuclease IV; this encodes MYLGAHMSIAGGLHMAFEHIRKVGGTALQIFTRNQRQWKIPPLTPYDAELFAVAWEQWGDYPIAAHDSYLINLASPKVDQAERSGISFAEELRRIEALKVPYLVTHPGSHLGQGVDAGIERYAANLDKAIEASRTERGMVLLETTAGQGTNLGATFEELAAIIAVSRHADRLGVCYDTCHTFAAGYDIRTPEAYAETFAAFDRLIGLDRLKFFHLNDTKNPFGSHKDRHEHIGQGEIGLDGFRNLMRDARFADIPKTLETPKDKDLQDDVRNLGILRELAA